A stretch of Imperialibacter roseus DNA encodes these proteins:
- a CDS encoding Gfo/Idh/MocA family protein yields MNTYRWGIVGLGRIAHKFAEALKVIPTAQLVAVASRDRKNAEAFAERFEAKTFYDNYEDLILDKEVDIVYIATTHPSHASLAKACLRFGKPVLCEKPFAMNYQQAKEVYEVARESGVFIMEALWTRFLPSMKRVIEIVKKEEIGHVVSIQADFGFKAPYDPGARLFNKELGGGALLDVGIYPVFLTTALLGEPTKIQASGVIGPTGVDEQCAMLLEYDNGAIACLSCSIISNNTQVASINGSKSRIQIDQPFWGQTNINIFTDWKPRGLVKFDYPSNGLNYQIAEVHKCLDEGKTESDLWSYGDSLLVLKTLDRIREKIGLKYEADV; encoded by the coding sequence ATGAATACCTATCGCTGGGGGATTGTTGGACTGGGGAGAATTGCCCACAAATTTGCGGAAGCGTTAAAAGTGATCCCCACTGCCCAGCTGGTAGCGGTGGCCTCCAGAGACAGAAAAAATGCGGAAGCTTTTGCTGAACGTTTTGAAGCAAAGACGTTTTACGACAACTATGAAGATCTCATCCTCGACAAGGAAGTTGACATAGTTTACATTGCCACTACACATCCGTCCCACGCATCGCTGGCCAAGGCCTGTCTGCGTTTTGGCAAGCCAGTTCTTTGTGAGAAGCCGTTCGCCATGAATTACCAGCAGGCCAAAGAGGTATATGAGGTGGCCCGTGAGTCAGGTGTGTTTATAATGGAGGCTTTGTGGACACGGTTTCTTCCGTCGATGAAGCGGGTGATTGAGATAGTGAAAAAGGAAGAGATCGGTCATGTTGTTTCTATCCAGGCTGATTTTGGTTTCAAAGCTCCCTATGATCCTGGAGCCCGGCTTTTCAACAAAGAATTAGGCGGCGGGGCATTGCTCGACGTGGGTATTTACCCTGTTTTTCTCACGACAGCTCTTCTGGGGGAGCCGACAAAAATACAGGCCAGCGGAGTGATTGGGCCAACCGGGGTAGATGAGCAGTGTGCCATGCTGCTGGAGTATGACAATGGGGCAATTGCCTGCCTTTCGTGCTCCATTATTTCAAATAATACTCAGGTGGCCAGCATCAACGGGTCGAAGAGTCGTATCCAGATTGATCAGCCTTTTTGGGGACAAACCAATATCAATATTTTTACCGATTGGAAGCCCCGGGGGCTTGTGAAGTTTGACTACCCGAGCAACGGCCTCAACTATCAGATAGCGGAAGTGCACAAATGCCTGGATGAAGGCAAAACAGAGAGCGATCTTTGGAGCTATGGCGACAGCCTCCTTGTATTAAAGACCCTCGACAGAATCAGGGAAAAAATTGGGTTGAAGTATGAGGCGGATGTTTAA
- a CDS encoding co-chaperone GroES, translated as MELTVDNKLKKLVIVGDRVLVKPKKESEKTESGLYLPPGVQEKEKIQSGYIVKAGPGYPIPMQTDDDEPWKAEEDKVKYVPLQAKEGDMAIFLQKAAFEVHYKGEKYFIVPQSAILMLEREEDLFD; from the coding sequence ATGGAATTGACAGTAGACAACAAGCTGAAAAAGCTGGTGATAGTGGGCGACAGGGTATTGGTCAAGCCAAAAAAGGAATCAGAGAAAACCGAAAGTGGGCTTTACCTGCCTCCGGGAGTGCAGGAGAAAGAAAAAATACAAAGCGGTTATATCGTGAAAGCCGGCCCTGGCTACCCCATCCCTATGCAAACCGATGATGACGAGCCGTGGAAAGCCGAGGAGGATAAGGTAAAATACGTGCCCCTACAAGCCAAAGAAGGTGACATGGCTATTTTCCTGCAAAAGGCTGCCTTCGAGGTGCACTACAAGGGAGAAAAGTACTTCATTGTGCCGCAGTCGGCTATTTTGATGCTGGAGCGGGAAGAGGATTTGTTTGATTAA
- the rmuC gene encoding DNA recombination protein RmuC: MDLISLLIGLAIGLVATALVLLARQSTTKQSLQREFEAKSNEQNTQNALLKGKLEDVEKEAAGYVQEIKAEREKVIQLSTRNSTLEANYKNLQERLEEHKKEVAELQQRFTVEFKHLAQEIFEEKSKKFTDQNKTNIAEVLNPLREKIAEFEKKVEDTNKESLKWNSSLSEQIKNLRELNQQITKEAENLTRALKGDSKSQGSWGEMQLEAILEKAGLQKDIHYFKEKNFKNEDGSNQRPDYIIKLPDDKYLVLDSKVSLTAYTNFFNAENDLEQAKFLKLHIDSIYSHIKLLSERNYQNLYEISQPDYVMMFVANEPALTVAYKEDHALYEKGLDKNIVLVSTTTLLATLRTISYIWKQDMQNKNAEEIARQAGALYDKFDGFVADLVKVGNSLKQTKENYDAAMNKLVDGKDNLVRKTERLRELGAKTTRQLDQRLIDRSMD; encoded by the coding sequence ATGGATTTGATTTCGCTCCTTATCGGATTGGCCATTGGCTTGGTGGCTACAGCACTTGTCCTGCTAGCCAGACAGTCGACTACCAAACAAAGCTTGCAACGTGAGTTCGAGGCAAAAAGCAATGAGCAGAATACGCAAAACGCCTTACTGAAGGGCAAGTTGGAAGATGTGGAGAAAGAAGCAGCCGGATATGTGCAGGAGATTAAGGCAGAAAGGGAAAAGGTAATTCAGCTGAGCACACGCAACTCTACGCTGGAAGCCAATTATAAAAATCTACAGGAGAGGCTGGAAGAGCACAAAAAAGAGGTAGCAGAGCTTCAGCAGCGTTTCACTGTAGAGTTCAAGCACCTTGCTCAGGAAATCTTTGAAGAAAAAAGCAAAAAATTCACTGACCAGAACAAGACCAACATAGCCGAGGTGCTCAATCCGCTGCGAGAAAAAATAGCTGAGTTTGAAAAAAAGGTGGAAGACACCAACAAAGAAAGCCTGAAGTGGAACAGCAGCCTGAGCGAGCAAATCAAAAACCTTCGGGAGCTGAACCAGCAGATCACCAAAGAAGCGGAGAACCTCACCCGAGCCTTGAAAGGCGACAGCAAATCACAGGGAAGCTGGGGGGAAATGCAGCTGGAGGCGATCCTGGAAAAAGCCGGACTCCAAAAAGACATCCACTACTTCAAAGAGAAGAACTTCAAGAATGAGGACGGCTCCAATCAGCGCCCTGACTACATTATCAAACTTCCGGATGATAAGTACCTGGTACTCGATTCAAAAGTGTCGCTAACGGCCTACACTAATTTTTTCAATGCTGAAAACGACCTGGAACAAGCCAAATTCCTGAAGCTGCATATTGATAGCATTTACAGTCATATCAAGTTGCTCAGCGAGCGCAATTATCAAAATCTCTACGAAATCAGCCAGCCCGACTACGTGATGATGTTTGTGGCAAACGAACCTGCACTGACTGTTGCTTACAAAGAGGATCATGCGCTCTATGAAAAAGGGCTGGACAAAAACATCGTGCTGGTATCTACCACCACACTCCTTGCCACCCTGCGCACTATCTCGTACATATGGAAGCAGGACATGCAGAACAAAAATGCTGAAGAGATTGCCAGGCAAGCCGGCGCACTCTATGACAAGTTCGATGGCTTCGTGGCCGACTTGGTGAAGGTGGGCAACAGCCTTAAACAGACCAAGGAAAACTATGATGCAGCCATGAATAAGCTGGTAGATGGCAAGGACAACCTTGTTCGCAAAACCGAGCGGTTGAGAGAGCTGGGAGCTAAAACCACCAGGCAACTTGACCAAAGGCTCATCGACAGATCAATGGACTAA